A window of Rhizobium acidisoli contains these coding sequences:
- the rfbC gene encoding dTDP-4-dehydrorhamnose 3,5-epimerase, with protein MRFAPTAVAGAFVIDVEERVDDRGMFARTFCAETFTAHGLASVYPQCNVSQNHKRGTLRGMHYQADPKPEAKLVRAVRGRVFDVALDLRPASKTYLKWAAVELDGERRNAFYIPAGCAHGFLTLEDDCELFYQMSEVYVAELAMGVRYDDPEFGIAWPFAPVIVSERDAALEHYSRGTHT; from the coding sequence ATGAGGTTTGCGCCGACCGCAGTTGCAGGAGCCTTCGTCATCGACGTCGAGGAACGCGTCGACGACCGTGGGATGTTTGCGCGAACTTTCTGCGCCGAAACTTTTACCGCTCACGGCCTCGCCTCGGTCTATCCGCAGTGCAATGTCTCACAGAACCACAAGCGCGGAACGCTGCGCGGCATGCACTATCAAGCCGATCCGAAGCCGGAGGCCAAGCTCGTTCGGGCCGTGCGCGGCCGCGTCTTCGATGTAGCACTCGATCTGCGGCCGGCGTCCAAAACCTATCTCAAATGGGCGGCGGTCGAACTCGACGGCGAAAGGCGCAACGCCTTCTATATACCGGCGGGCTGCGCCCACGGCTTCCTCACCCTCGAGGACGATTGCGAACTCTTCTACCAGATGTCGGAGGTTTATGTGGCCGAACTCGCAATGGGCGTTCGTTACGATGACCCCGAGTTCGGCATCGCCTGGCCATTCGCGCCTGTCATCGTCAGCGAGCGCGACGCCGCGCTCGAACACTATAGCCGGGGGACACACACTTGA
- a CDS encoding class I SAM-dependent methyltransferase produces the protein MTAHNCRFCNAPLKHRFVDLGSTPLANAYLTEEQLKQPEPSYPLRAFVCSECWLVQADAFVPPEDIFSHYAYFSSYSDSWVEHARRFTIMARERFGLGPASQVIEVASNDGYLLKHFVEAGVPVLGIEPAENVAEVARGIGVPTEARFFGKATAADLVSRGQAADIVIGNNVLAHVPDINDFVGGLSAVLKPNGVVSVEFPHLLRLMESIQFDTVYHEHFYYLSLLAVEKVFAAHGLKVFDVKELPTHGGSLRILACRAASTAHATGLGLAKVRADEKAAGFDSTETYEAFQSHVAPIKYGLLDFLNQAKRAGKSVAAYGAAAKGNTLLNFCGVGTDLIDYVVDRNPHKQGHYLPGSRLPIYAPEKMEETKPDYVLILPWNIKNEVVSGNSKVGGWGGRFAVAVPQLTVLE, from the coding sequence ATGACAGCGCACAATTGCCGGTTTTGCAACGCTCCGTTGAAGCATCGTTTTGTCGACCTGGGCTCGACGCCACTCGCCAACGCCTATCTGACGGAAGAGCAGCTGAAGCAGCCTGAGCCATCCTATCCGCTGCGCGCCTTCGTCTGTTCCGAGTGCTGGCTGGTGCAGGCCGACGCCTTCGTTCCGCCGGAGGACATCTTCAGCCACTATGCCTATTTCTCCTCCTACAGCGACAGCTGGGTGGAGCATGCGCGCCGGTTCACCATCATGGCCCGCGAGCGTTTCGGCCTCGGCCCAGCATCGCAGGTCATCGAAGTGGCGAGCAATGACGGCTATCTGCTGAAGCATTTCGTCGAGGCCGGTGTGCCGGTGCTCGGCATCGAACCGGCCGAAAATGTCGCCGAAGTCGCGCGCGGCATCGGCGTGCCGACGGAGGCGCGTTTCTTCGGCAAGGCGACGGCCGCCGATCTCGTTTCCCGCGGACAAGCTGCTGATATCGTCATCGGCAACAACGTGCTTGCCCATGTGCCTGACATCAACGACTTCGTCGGCGGGCTTTCAGCTGTGCTGAAGCCGAACGGCGTCGTCAGCGTCGAATTTCCGCATCTCCTGCGGCTGATGGAAAGCATCCAGTTCGACACGGTCTATCACGAACATTTCTACTATCTTTCGCTGCTCGCCGTCGAAAAGGTCTTTGCCGCCCACGGCCTGAAGGTCTTCGATGTGAAGGAACTGCCGACCCATGGCGGCAGCCTGCGCATCCTTGCCTGCCGCGCAGCATCGACCGCCCACGCCACGGGCCTGGGTCTTGCCAAGGTGCGGGCCGACGAAAAGGCCGCCGGCTTCGACAGCACGGAGACCTACGAGGCTTTTCAGAGCCACGTGGCGCCGATCAAGTACGGCCTGCTTGACTTCCTCAACCAAGCCAAGCGCGCCGGCAAGAGCGTCGCCGCCTATGGCGCCGCCGCCAAGGGCAATACGCTGTTGAACTTCTGCGGCGTCGGCACTGATCTCATCGATTATGTCGTCGATCGCAACCCGCACAAACAGGGCCATTACCTGCCGGGCAGCAGGCTGCCGATCTATGCGCCGGAGAAAATGGAAGAAACCAAGCCCGACTACGTGCTGATCCTACCCTGGAACATCAAGAACGAGGTTGTTTCCGGCAACAGCAAGGTCGGCGGCTGGGGCGGCCGCTTCGCCGTCGCCGTGCCTCAATTGACGGTGCTCGAATGA
- the rfbG gene encoding CDP-glucose 4,6-dehydratase, which yields MGLTEFWKGRRVFLTGHTGFKGSWLSLWLERLGADVAAVSLAPETEPSLYQRLAPWDDRGHHIVDIRDAEALLALSRRFEPEIVIHMAAQALVRRSYENPAETFSTNVMGTANVLDAVRHTPSVKTVLVITSDKVYANSGSGIPFVETDTLGGKDPYSNSKACTELICQSYRDSFFKGHNLRLATVRAGNVIGGGDWSKDRLIPDFIRAFEGGEPIMLRYPEAIRPWQHVLEPLGGYLNFAEALTNEWGRDLPDALNFGPHPESFATVSELAEALGRAHSVEDVWRLAPGEHLPEAPALTLSSTLALDTIGWRPRLSLQQTIDWTAAWYKANREGENMRAFSLGQIAAYEEAVS from the coding sequence ATGGGCCTGACGGAATTCTGGAAAGGGCGGCGGGTTTTCCTGACCGGACATACCGGCTTCAAGGGGTCATGGCTTTCCCTCTGGTTGGAACGGCTCGGCGCCGATGTCGCCGCGGTGTCGCTAGCGCCCGAGACCGAACCGTCGCTCTATCAGAGGCTCGCTCCCTGGGATGATCGCGGCCACCATATCGTGGACATCCGCGACGCCGAGGCGCTGCTTGCGCTCTCCCGGCGGTTCGAGCCGGAGATCGTCATCCACATGGCGGCACAGGCACTGGTCCGACGCTCCTATGAGAACCCGGCCGAGACCTTTTCGACCAATGTCATGGGAACGGCAAATGTTCTCGACGCTGTCAGACACACGCCCTCCGTCAAGACCGTGCTCGTCATCACATCGGACAAGGTCTACGCAAATAGCGGCAGCGGCATACCTTTCGTCGAGACCGATACGCTCGGCGGCAAGGACCCCTACAGCAATTCCAAGGCCTGCACCGAACTCATCTGCCAGAGCTACCGCGACAGTTTCTTCAAAGGGCACAATCTCAGGCTCGCCACCGTCCGTGCCGGCAATGTCATCGGTGGCGGCGACTGGTCAAAGGACCGGCTGATCCCGGATTTCATCCGCGCCTTTGAAGGCGGTGAGCCGATCATGCTGCGTTATCCGGAGGCGATCCGCCCCTGGCAGCATGTGCTGGAGCCGCTCGGCGGTTATCTCAACTTCGCCGAGGCGCTGACGAACGAGTGGGGCCGGGATCTGCCGGATGCCTTGAATTTCGGCCCTCATCCCGAGAGCTTCGCAACTGTTTCCGAGCTCGCCGAAGCGCTCGGGCGCGCGCACAGCGTCGAAGACGTGTGGCGGCTTGCGCCGGGCGAACATCTGCCGGAAGCACCGGCGCTGACGCTGAGTTCGACGCTCGCGCTCGACACGATCGGCTGGCGCCCCCGGCTCAGCCTGCAACAGACCATCGACTGGACTGCCGCCTGGTACAAGGCCAATCGCGAGGGCGAAAACATGCGCGCCTTTTCGCTCGGCCAGATCGCGGCATATGAGGAAGCAGTATCATGA
- the rfbF gene encoding glucose-1-phosphate cytidylyltransferase — MKVVILAGGLGSRLAEETSIRPKPLVEVGGMPILWHIMNIYAHHGLNDFIICAGYKGYMIKEYFVNLVLHHSDVTVDLAANSIDYHGGKRPNWRVTVVDTGVSSMTGGRIGRVRDHLTPGEPFCMTYGDGVGDIDIAAEVAFHRSHGLKATMCAVTPPGRYGATNIEGQYITSFVEKPRGDGQRINGGFFVLDPSVVDLIPSDDTIWEAGPLEWLAANNQLAAFKHDGFWQPMDTLRERNHLEELWNSGKAPWKLWA, encoded by the coding sequence ATGAAAGTCGTAATTCTCGCCGGTGGTCTTGGCTCTCGTCTTGCCGAGGAAACCAGTATCCGTCCCAAGCCTCTGGTCGAAGTCGGCGGCATGCCGATCCTCTGGCACATCATGAACATCTATGCCCATCACGGGCTCAATGATTTCATCATCTGCGCCGGCTACAAGGGCTATATGATCAAGGAATACTTCGTAAACCTTGTTCTGCACCATAGCGACGTCACCGTCGATCTTGCCGCAAACAGCATCGATTATCACGGCGGCAAGCGCCCGAACTGGCGCGTCACCGTGGTCGATACCGGCGTGAGCTCGATGACCGGCGGCCGTATCGGGCGCGTTCGCGATCATCTGACCCCCGGCGAACCCTTCTGCATGACCTATGGCGACGGCGTCGGCGACATCGACATCGCTGCCGAAGTCGCCTTCCATCGCAGCCATGGCCTCAAGGCGACGATGTGCGCGGTTACCCCGCCCGGACGTTACGGCGCCACGAATATCGAGGGCCAGTACATCACCTCCTTCGTGGAGAAACCGAGAGGTGACGGCCAGCGTATCAACGGCGGCTTCTTCGTGCTCGACCCTTCCGTGGTCGATCTCATCCCAAGCGACGACACGATCTGGGAAGCCGGGCCGCTGGAGTGGCTTGCCGCCAACAACCAGCTTGCCGCCTTCAAGCATGACGGCTTCTGGCAGCCGATGGATACGTTGCGCGAGCGCAACCATCTGGAAGAACTCTGGAACTCCGGAAAGGCGCCGTGGAAACTATGGGCCTGA
- a CDS encoding GNAT family N-acetyltransferase, whose product MNQVQQYIHDIVHDKVSDIINLVDGNGASIGRLVPLTVKHLDDDGIIGKLTDWRNANMSFFLTHFTATIERTRNWLANVVFRNPTQLMFLIYSSDQLIGHFGFKNLTDHDVLLDNAMRGERGGHPKLLQVAGRALIDWLFEKTDVETVYGYVLTTNAAAIMLNRAMGFGLWEKYPLNKSVNNGEARWDMGEKGEGSNDNLYCYRVEVVRSGS is encoded by the coding sequence ATGAACCAGGTGCAGCAATATATCCACGACATCGTGCACGATAAGGTCTCCGATATCATCAATCTCGTCGACGGGAACGGTGCTTCGATCGGCAGGCTGGTTCCGTTGACCGTCAAACATCTCGACGATGACGGCATCATCGGGAAGCTGACCGATTGGCGCAACGCCAATATGAGTTTTTTCCTGACGCATTTTACCGCGACGATCGAACGGACGAGGAACTGGCTTGCCAACGTCGTCTTCAGAAACCCGACGCAGTTGATGTTCCTGATCTACTCGTCCGACCAACTGATTGGTCATTTCGGCTTCAAGAACCTGACGGATCACGATGTGCTGCTCGACAACGCCATGCGCGGCGAGCGCGGCGGACACCCGAAACTGCTTCAAGTCGCCGGTAGAGCGCTGATCGACTGGCTGTTCGAAAAGACCGATGTCGAGACCGTCTATGGCTATGTCCTGACCACCAATGCCGCAGCAATCATGCTGAACAGGGCGATGGGTTTCGGCCTCTGGGAAAAATATCCCCTAAACAAATCGGTCAACAACGGCGAAGCCCGCTGGGACATGGGGGAAAAAGGCGAAGGCAGTAATGACAACTTATACTGCTATCGTGTCGAGGTCGTCCGAAGCGGCTCCTGA
- a CDS encoding N-acetylneuraminate synthase family protein — protein MATVTLRNGRLIGDYLVPYIIAELNTSHFGDVATARSMIYQAKEAGCDCVKFQSWSTESLYSAGYYRENAIAKRIVNKFSLADAKLEELAAYCREMSIDFASTPYSRHEAEFLVKRCEVPFIKIASMELNNLPYLRYLGSLGAPLVLSTGMGTLEEIIRAVEAIEETGNRQIIILHCTSVYPAPPETIRLQNILGLRSEFAAYPIGYSDHSTGIEIPAASIALGACVIEKHFTLDSSRIGMDNQMATEPGEMKAMIEACHKVHAALGGTGRILDSSERDQIPKMRRSVITARSLKAGSIIEAADLDAKRPGTGIPPTAIDTVIGKRLKVDIEVDEMILPEHFE, from the coding sequence ATGGCAACTGTTACACTCCGCAACGGCCGGCTGATCGGTGATTATCTCGTGCCCTACATCATCGCCGAGCTGAACACGAGCCACTTCGGCGACGTAGCGACGGCGCGATCAATGATCTACCAGGCGAAAGAGGCCGGGTGCGATTGCGTAAAATTCCAGTCCTGGAGCACGGAGTCCCTCTATTCCGCCGGCTATTACCGGGAAAACGCGATCGCCAAGCGCATCGTCAACAAGTTCTCCCTTGCCGATGCGAAGCTTGAAGAACTTGCGGCCTATTGCCGGGAAATGAGTATCGATTTCGCCTCGACGCCCTATTCGCGCCATGAGGCGGAGTTCCTGGTGAAGCGCTGCGAGGTTCCCTTCATCAAGATCGCCTCGATGGAGCTGAACAACCTGCCCTATCTCCGCTATCTCGGCAGCCTCGGCGCGCCGCTCGTGCTCTCGACCGGCATGGGCACGCTGGAGGAAATCATCCGCGCGGTCGAGGCCATTGAAGAGACCGGCAACCGGCAGATCATCATTCTGCATTGCACCTCCGTCTATCCGGCTCCGCCGGAAACCATCCGCCTCCAGAACATTCTTGGCCTTCGCAGCGAATTTGCCGCCTATCCTATCGGCTATTCTGACCATAGCACCGGCATTGAGATCCCTGCCGCATCGATCGCGCTCGGCGCCTGTGTCATCGAAAAACACTTCACCCTCGATAGCTCGCGCATCGGAATGGACAATCAAATGGCGACCGAGCCCGGGGAAATGAAGGCGATGATCGAGGCATGCCATAAGGTGCATGCGGCACTTGGTGGCACGGGACGGATCCTCGACTCTTCCGAGCGGGATCAAATCCCTAAGATGCGCCGCAGCGTCATCACCGCCCGCTCTTTAAAGGCCGGCAGCATCATCGAAGCGGCTGATCTCGACGCGAAGCGGCCAGGAACGGGCATTCCTCCGACCGCCATCGACACGGTCATCGGCAAGCGGCTGAAGGTCGATATCGAAGTCGACGAGATGATCCTGCCGGAACATTTCGAGTGA
- a CDS encoding thiamine pyrophosphate-binding protein, which translates to MRVADYIMQRLAQAGIGHVFLVTGRGALFLTDALAKHADLKAISVHHEQSASFAAAAYAHQTGGLGACLTSTGCASTNTITGVLSAWQDGIPCIFISGQNTLKETSRYTGIPLRTYGQQEADIISIVQPITKYAKMITSAEEIVEAMDMALTLANTGRKGPVWIDVPLDLQSAQIEPETIAQPRPTPVLPTATAENINSVVQALSAAKRPVIMIGSGLRSSGAEAAFRQFVKRWNIPVTFAASAPDVYGSGNTLSIGSVGSMGCSRAGSFAVQNADLLLVLGCRLTSLTTGPDFCKFARAAKTIIVDIDELEHSKDTVKIDKFIHAELADFLERINAADSKPADAAWMAKCQHWKAIFSGVEPAFRHAERVDLYELAECLTELMPPSSTLVTDSGLNEVILPTNIKFSDGMTSVHPAMQGAMGFALPASIGAYHAKPQPVIAVIGDGSIMMNLQELETIRYHGLPIKIIVINNNVYSIIRRRQQELFRKRVIGVDPANGVSAPDFSKVASCFDLDYIRIDTPDQLRSGLQDLLARERPVLCEIMGREDQEYIELGQTRSEIDRRFVRRPLEDQAPFLDRDLFLSEMVIEPIDQ; encoded by the coding sequence ATGAGAGTTGCCGACTACATAATGCAGCGTCTCGCCCAGGCGGGGATCGGACATGTATTCCTCGTGACCGGACGAGGTGCCCTGTTCCTCACCGACGCGCTGGCAAAACATGCCGACCTGAAGGCCATTTCCGTCCATCACGAACAGTCGGCTTCTTTCGCGGCCGCGGCCTATGCCCATCAGACCGGTGGGCTCGGCGCTTGCCTCACCTCCACGGGCTGCGCCTCGACCAATACGATCACGGGCGTGCTGTCGGCCTGGCAGGACGGCATTCCCTGCATTTTCATCTCCGGCCAGAACACGCTGAAGGAAACCAGCCGATATACCGGTATTCCGCTACGCACCTACGGCCAGCAGGAGGCCGATATCATCTCGATCGTTCAGCCGATCACAAAATATGCCAAAATGATCACATCTGCCGAAGAGATCGTCGAAGCCATGGACATGGCGCTGACGCTCGCAAATACCGGCCGGAAAGGTCCCGTCTGGATCGACGTGCCGCTCGATCTGCAGAGCGCCCAGATCGAACCAGAAACCATCGCCCAGCCGAGGCCCACGCCCGTGCTGCCGACGGCAACGGCCGAGAATATCAATAGCGTCGTCCAGGCCTTGTCGGCGGCCAAACGTCCCGTCATCATGATCGGCAGCGGCCTGCGCTCCAGCGGCGCCGAGGCGGCCTTCCGGCAGTTCGTCAAGCGCTGGAACATTCCGGTGACCTTCGCCGCCTCCGCCCCCGACGTCTATGGCAGCGGCAATACCTTGTCTATCGGCTCCGTCGGTTCGATGGGATGTTCGCGTGCCGGCAGCTTCGCGGTGCAGAATGCCGATCTGTTGCTCGTTCTCGGCTGCCGGCTGACGTCGCTGACGACAGGACCGGATTTTTGCAAATTTGCCCGGGCGGCAAAAACTATTATCGTCGATATCGATGAGCTCGAACACAGCAAGGACACGGTGAAGATCGATAAGTTCATCCATGCCGAACTCGCCGACTTCCTCGAACGGATCAACGCCGCCGACAGCAAGCCTGCGGATGCGGCGTGGATGGCCAAGTGCCAGCACTGGAAGGCGATCTTCTCAGGTGTCGAGCCCGCTTTCCGCCATGCGGAGCGGGTCGACCTCTACGAACTGGCGGAATGCCTGACCGAACTGATGCCCCCGTCGTCGACGCTTGTGACCGACTCCGGATTGAACGAAGTCATCCTGCCGACCAACATCAAATTCTCCGACGGCATGACCTCGGTGCATCCGGCCATGCAGGGCGCCATGGGCTTTGCTCTGCCCGCATCGATCGGCGCCTACCACGCAAAACCGCAGCCCGTTATCGCCGTCATCGGCGATGGCTCGATCATGATGAACCTGCAGGAGCTGGAGACGATCCGCTACCACGGCCTGCCTATCAAGATCATCGTCATCAATAACAATGTCTATTCGATCATCCGCCGACGCCAGCAGGAGCTGTTCCGGAAGCGCGTGATCGGGGTCGACCCCGCCAATGGCGTCAGCGCGCCCGATTTCTCGAAAGTCGCATCCTGCTTCGATCTGGATTACATCAGGATCGACACTCCGGATCAGCTGCGGAGCGGCCTTCAGGATCTTCTGGCCCGTGAGCGGCCTGTACTCTGCGAGATCATGGGCCGCGAGGATCAGGAATATATCGAGCTCGGGCAGACACGCAGCGAGATCGACCGGCGTTTCGTGCGCCGTCCGCTGGAGGATCAGGCCCCGTTCCTCGACCGCGATCTTTTCCTTTCGGAAATGGTCATCGAGCCCATCGACCAATAG
- the fabZ gene encoding 3-hydroxyacyl-ACP dehydratase FabZ, with the protein MSDEPNAVAFDINGIISHQRNRYPVLLIDRITAVDPGKSASAVKCFTYNEWFFPGHFDDEPNVPGFIQIESLTQTFIMTFLCMEEYKGMKTNFVSLNNVKFKRKVVPGDVLKIDAVLTSFKRGIAIGSVQSTVNGEPACSGDFIVAVPAVLDRFKPKSS; encoded by the coding sequence ATGAGCGACGAACCGAACGCCGTCGCCTTCGACATCAACGGCATCATCAGCCATCAGAGAAATCGATATCCGGTTTTGCTGATCGATCGCATCACCGCAGTCGATCCCGGCAAAAGCGCCTCCGCGGTGAAGTGCTTCACCTATAATGAATGGTTTTTCCCCGGCCATTTCGACGATGAGCCGAATGTGCCGGGCTTCATTCAGATCGAATCGCTGACGCAGACCTTCATTATGACCTTCCTCTGCATGGAGGAATATAAGGGCATGAAGACCAATTTCGTCTCGCTCAACAATGTGAAATTCAAGCGCAAGGTCGTTCCGGGCGACGTGTTGAAGATCGACGCGGTGCTCACCTCCTTCAAGCGCGGCATCGCGATCGGTTCGGTCCAGAGCACGGTCAACGGCGAGCCTGCCTGCAGCGGCGATTTCATCGTGGCGGTGCCCGCCGTCCTGGATCGCTTCAAGCCTAAAAGCTCGTGA
- a CDS encoding acyl carrier protein, whose translation MSNREKYQTAFTETFMLDAKDLTNLRYQEAQAWDSVGHMALMAALEEAFGIEMDIDDIIEFSSYEAGQEILAKYNVSIEKAA comes from the coding sequence ATGAGCAACCGCGAGAAATACCAGACGGCTTTCACCGAGACCTTCATGCTTGACGCCAAGGACCTGACAAACCTGCGCTACCAGGAAGCACAGGCCTGGGACAGCGTTGGTCACATGGCGCTGATGGCCGCTCTCGAAGAGGCTTTCGGGATTGAGATGGACATCGACGATATCATCGAATTCTCGAGCTACGAAGCGGGACAAGAGATTCTCGCGAAGTACAATGTGAGCATCGAGAAGGCTGCATGA
- a CDS encoding acyl-CoA reductase, which translates to MKNIPELPVILRVGGPLNTLECKPLPPYSVQATEFLAALSKALLALPAARQYPDIAAFGYWCRAANLTKLAREFGTQHPRLGRGLVLHIAPANVPVNFAFSFAFGLLAGNANIVRIPERDFPQVEVICDEIARLFAMPTHSRLAAMNRLIKYPRSDGITGALSVHCQARMLWGGDATITHLRKLPAHPRSVDIAFADRYSFCLMQAEAVLGADGQAMTELVRGFFNDVFLLDQNACSSPHLVIWRGNHEQAGQAQNRFWSAMAAHLKQRYEIAPIHAVDKFVNLCRTANMLPQASGSIRHDNLIYRVSLNGLPTDIEQHRGQYGFFYEYVTEDLGCFAEIVGERYQTLTCFGIDRDSLVRFIIDEGLTGIDRVVPVGKALDMGAIWDGYNLVQELSRIVSTA; encoded by the coding sequence ATGAAAAACATTCCTGAATTGCCCGTCATCCTTCGCGTCGGCGGCCCGCTCAACACGTTGGAATGCAAGCCGCTGCCGCCCTATTCTGTCCAGGCGACGGAATTTCTGGCTGCACTTTCGAAGGCACTGCTGGCGCTGCCGGCCGCACGCCAGTATCCCGACATTGCGGCATTCGGCTATTGGTGCCGGGCAGCAAACCTCACCAAACTCGCGCGCGAATTCGGCACGCAACATCCGCGTCTCGGGCGCGGTCTCGTACTGCATATTGCGCCGGCCAACGTGCCCGTCAATTTTGCCTTTTCCTTCGCCTTCGGACTGCTTGCCGGCAACGCCAATATCGTACGCATTCCGGAACGGGATTTTCCGCAGGTCGAGGTGATCTGCGACGAGATCGCTAGGCTCTTTGCCATGCCCACGCATAGCCGGCTGGCGGCGATGAACCGGCTCATAAAATATCCGCGCAGCGATGGAATCACCGGAGCCCTGTCGGTACATTGCCAGGCGCGCATGTTGTGGGGTGGCGATGCGACGATCACGCATCTCAGGAAACTGCCCGCGCATCCACGCAGCGTCGATATCGCCTTTGCCGACCGCTATTCCTTCTGCCTGATGCAGGCCGAAGCCGTGCTTGGCGCCGATGGCCAAGCGATGACGGAACTCGTCAGAGGCTTTTTCAACGACGTGTTTCTTCTCGACCAGAACGCCTGCTCTTCACCGCATCTGGTGATCTGGCGAGGCAACCACGAGCAGGCAGGGCAGGCGCAGAACCGTTTCTGGTCGGCCATGGCAGCGCATCTCAAGCAGCGTTATGAGATCGCACCGATCCATGCCGTCGATAAATTCGTCAATCTCTGCCGGACGGCGAATATGCTGCCGCAGGCGAGCGGCAGCATACGGCACGACAACCTGATCTATCGCGTCAGCCTGAACGGCCTGCCGACCGATATCGAACAGCACCGCGGCCAATACGGTTTCTTCTACGAATATGTGACGGAAGATCTCGGCTGTTTCGCCGAGATCGTCGGCGAACGCTACCAGACGCTGACCTGCTTCGGCATCGACCGCGACTCGCTGGTGCGCTTCATCATCGACGAGGGGCTGACAGGTATCGACCGCGTCGTGCCAGTCGGCAAAGCGCTCGACATGGGCGCCATCTGGGACGGCTACAATCTCGTCCAGGAGCTTTCCCGGATCGTCAGTACAGCCTAG
- a CDS encoding acyl-protein synthetase, with translation MTGFDHSHWLDREPYSMNAAEKSGALTEAMRDLTEWHRDHCAEYGRILDLVAEHTPVEALEDVPFIPVRLFKELDLMSIGKDQVFKMMTSSGTSGQQVSRIYLDKETAALQSKVLARLMGEVLGRKRLPMLVIDSPSVLRNRNAFSARGAGILGFSLFGQDVTYALDDDMKLDIPAVEAFLERHSDQPIFLFGFTFMIWQHFYTPLKAMGKRLPIDKGILLHGGGWKKLQDQAVGNAEFRAAMAECAGIARVVNYYGMVEQTGSIFLECEEGHLHAPIYADVIIRDPSNFQALEAGKTGLIEVMSLIPRSYPGHALLTEDIGRIEGEDDCRCGRRGKYFTVAGRVAKAEVRGCSDTYEKHS, from the coding sequence ATGACCGGGTTTGACCATTCCCATTGGCTCGATCGCGAGCCCTACTCGATGAACGCGGCGGAAAAATCGGGCGCACTGACCGAGGCCATGCGCGATCTGACCGAATGGCATCGCGATCATTGCGCGGAATATGGCCGTATTCTCGACCTCGTCGCCGAGCACACGCCGGTGGAGGCGCTGGAGGACGTTCCCTTCATTCCGGTTCGACTGTTCAAGGAACTGGATCTGATGAGCATCGGGAAGGACCAGGTTTTCAAGATGATGACCTCGTCGGGCACCAGCGGCCAGCAGGTGTCGCGCATCTATCTCGACAAGGAAACGGCCGCCCTTCAAAGCAAGGTACTCGCCCGGCTGATGGGCGAAGTGCTCGGCAGGAAGCGCCTGCCGATGCTGGTGATCGATTCGCCGAGCGTGCTGCGCAACCGCAACGCCTTCTCGGCGCGGGGCGCCGGCATCCTCGGTTTCTCCCTCTTCGGGCAGGATGTCACCTACGCTCTCGACGACGACATGAAGCTCGACATACCAGCCGTTGAAGCGTTCCTCGAACGGCATTCCGACCAGCCGATCTTCCTGTTCGGTTTCACCTTCATGATCTGGCAGCATTTCTACACGCCTCTGAAGGCGATGGGCAAACGCCTACCGATCGACAAGGGTATTCTGTTGCACGGCGGCGGATGGAAGAAGCTGCAGGATCAGGCGGTTGGAAATGCCGAGTTCCGGGCGGCGATGGCCGAATGCGCGGGAATCGCCCGCGTTGTCAATTATTACGGCATGGTCGAACAGACCGGATCGATCTTCCTCGAATGCGAAGAGGGGCATCTGCATGCGCCGATCTATGCCGATGTCATCATTCGCGATCCTTCGAATTTCCAGGCCCTCGAAGCCGGAAAGACGGGGCTGATCGAGGTCATGTCCCTCATTCCGCGCAGCTATCCCGGACATGCGCTCCTGACCGAGGACATCGGCAGGATCGAGGGTGAAGATGATTGCCGGTGCGGGCGGCGTGGCAAATATTTCACGGTGGCCGGACGCGTCGCCAAGGCCGAAGTCAGAGGCTGCAGCGACACCTATGAAAAACATTCCTGA